The sequence below is a genomic window from Sulfurihydrogenibium subterraneum DSM 15120.
TTTTTATGTATAAAGAAATCAGAGTTCCTAAGATTTTTGAATTTATCTATATGAAATTGTAAATCTTCCTTAATACTCTCAGGCAAACTTAACTTATCTTTTAAAAGCTCAAATAAATTTTCTACATTAAATTCAACCTCGTCATCTTGTGAATTATTATTTTTCCTAAATGCAAGTTTAACTATAATTTGATTGCTTTCTTTTAATTCTTCTGGAGTTTTTACTAAAAATATATTTCTCGTTTCTTTCTGATTTCCTTTAATTTCATCTACTCTATTTTTATCTATTTGAAAAACTATTTCTCTGCCGTCTAATTCAAATTTATAATTGTTATAATAGTTAATACTTTTTATATAATGCTGATTTTTTGTAATCCAGTAAAATAATACTTCTTCACCATTGTAATCTAAGTGATACACCCCTTTTTGATTTCTATTTTGTTTAAAATTAGGAACAGGATAAAAGTCTCCATCCTCATAAAATCTTTCAAAAAATGAAAGTATATGCTCAAAAACTATATTTCTGATTTCATTTATCTTTTCTTTACTTTCTTCTGTTAAATGCTTTTTAATTGAGTTATCTATTATATTTTTAAGTTCATTGTCTATAAAATCTTGAATTTCTTCTTGCTTTCTTTTAAAAACTCTATAAACCCCAAAATCAAGGTCTATTTTATCTTTATTAAATTGAAATATTTTTTTAAGAAATTCTTTAAATTTATCTTCTTTATTAACTTGCATAAATACCACCTCATTTATTTACATTCTTTTACATACTGATAATTATAAACAGGTGTGATTAAAAAAATCAAGCTACTGTATTTATCCACTTGGAAAATCCAAGGTAAAAATTTTATTTCGCACAAAAAATGTGCAAAAGTATATTTACTTTTAAAAATTTTTAATATATCTTTTATACCACAATTTTATTTAGAAAGGAGGAAAACCAGAGTTGATAGGATTTGGACCCCATTTAATGGTTGATGGTTATGAAGGGTCGTTTGAGGCATTAGCAAGTGTGGAAGCTGTGACAAACTTCCTAGACACACTTCCAGCAGAGATAGGAATGACAAAGATAATGCCACCTTATGTATTTAAATACGATGGTGGAGAAAAGCCTGAAGATTGGGGAGTATCTGGGTTTGTTATCATAGCTGAGAGCCATATAAGTATTCACACTTTTCCGGAGAAAGGATACTTTTCAATAGATATATTCTCATGTAAAGACTTTAATATTCCAGCTGCATTGGAAATCATTAAGTCTTTCTTCGGAACAGATAAACTTGAAATTCAAACAACTTCAAGAGGAACAGAGTTTCCAAGAGATATATCTTTAGCAACAACAATAACTTCTTCACAAAGAAATAGATTAATATAATTAACAAGCCGGCTTTCAGCCGGCTTCGTATCTTAAAAAAAGGCTACTTTATTTTTCCCGCTTCTTTTAGCAATATAAAGCGCTTCATCTGCTCTTTTATATATGGACTCTTTCGTATCTTCTTTTTTGCTTTCTGTTACACCAAAACTTGCAGTAAATTTTATTATTCTATCTTCAAACCTTACCTCTCTATTTTCAATTATATTTCTTATCCTCTCAGCCACCTTTATTCCGTTTTCTAAAGGCACTCCAGGCAAGATTATTCCAAACTCTTCCCCCCCTATCCTTCCGATTATTGTATTAGCTCTTAAAAAGATTCTTAAAACATTAGAAATCTCTTTCAAAACTAAATCACCAGCCAAATGTCCATAAGTATCATTAATTGCTTTAAAGTTATCAATATCTAATAAGATTAATGTGAAAATATAATCCTTATCTCTCACTTCTTTTAATAAATCTTCCAGTGTTCTATCGAAGCTTCTACGGTTTACAACACCTGTTAAGAAATCAATAGTCGCATCTTGTTTTGCAATTTTGAGTTCTATGTTTAGTTTTTGAATTTCTTTATGGTAATTTTCTAACTTTTCTGTTAGATTTTCATTCTGATGTTTTATAAATTCAAGTTCTTGTAAAATTTTAGAAAATTTCTCATCATCTGATCTTTTTGTAATTTCCTCATGTTTTATTATGTTTTCTCTATGCAAGTAAGCAACGTTTAATATATCAAAAAGTTTTTCTTCTATGTTGTCTGCTATTTTTTCCAATTTTTCTGATGTTTGTCTTATATCTTTCTCAAAAAAATTTTCATCTTTGCCTATATTAAAATTTTTTTCATACAATCGCCCATAGAGATTAAATATTTCTTTATCCGTTAAGGACTCTTTACTTTCTACTAAATGACAAAAAACTAAAAACCATCTTTCATAATTCTTTGGAGTCATTAAGATGTTATACTTAAGCATAAACTTTACTTGACGACGAATTATTTCAAGAAGTGTTTCTAATTCCTCCTCTTTTAAACGATCTCCAAAAGATTCTATTTTATCTAAAATTTTACATCCATTCATAATATAAAACCCGATTCTTTATTCTTATTTCTTTTTCGCAGTTTCTTGAGCAAACTTTAATATGTCTTCTTCCGAAATATCAATACCGTGTTCTTTTACAAACTCTTTGAGATTTTCTACTATATTTTCTACTTTAGAGAGAGACCTTCCTTTGTCTGGAGTTGGGTCTTTAACTAAGCCGTATATCTGTCTTCCTTCATGCCACTCTGGTAAGTATTCAGTTATAGGTAAACCTTCTGGTGTTGTAAACAATAAACAATGACAGTATTTAAATATCTGCATCTCATCACAGGCACATATCCATCTTCTCTTTTGAACTTCTTCCTTTTTATCTGGATAGAAATTACAAGGACATAAAGGTTTTCCTAACTCTTGAACGTGAGCTGCAAGTCCTTGTATAACAGCCATTCTCACTTCTTCATTAGGATTTGGTACTGTTCCTGACCTTTCTGCAAAGGTATTTGCAAAGTTTTTCATCTTTTCTAATATTTCTGGTTTAATGTTTTCCATATAAATCCTCCAAATTTAATGTTAAAAAATTGTCCATTCTTACTTAAAAAATATATATGACAAATCTCATTGGTTTTGCAAAATCTCAAAAATACGATTATTATTATAACAAATCATAGATAGGGAGGCTTACTATGAAAAAGTATCTAACAACTTTAGCTTTAGGTGTATATATTTCTTACGCTGGAGATTTAACATTAAAAGAGCCACCAAAGACTCTCTCAAAGTATTATCCTCCAAACTCAAACAAAATGGAGTTTTTAAATAGTATGTATGCAATGTCAACAGCTTTCACTGGAATGTTTACAAATATACAGGAAAACGATTGGAAAAATGCAGAGAAATGGGCTAATATTTTAAGGGAAAACTACTTAAACATAGGTAAGATGGTTCCAGAGTTTGATAAAGGATTAAAGAAAAATGAAGTAAATGCATTAGTTGAAGCTGTAAAATCAAAAGATATAGAAAAAGCAAAATTTAATGCAGATGCTGTAGGTAAGTCTTGTATGCAGTGCCATCAAAACTACAAAGTATCAATAAAAATTCTTTACCATTACCCATCTTTTGAAGTAATAAACATAGAAGACCCTGTAAGTAGGTCTAATGTAGAATTTCATGAATACATGAAAAAAGTTTCAGATTCTATGAAAAAAATGAGAGTTTACTTAGAAGATGGCAAGTTTGATAAAGCAGTAGCAGAAGGAAACAACTTCATAAAAAGAGTAAAAGGCATATCTCAAAGTTGTAATGAATGCCACAACAATAAACTATCTATTGAAATATATCAAGGTAAAGAGTTGGAAGATAAGTTAAATCTTTTATCAAAGGCTTTACAATCTAAAAATAAGGAAGAAGTTTACAAAATGGTAGGATGGGTTTCTATGAATAACTGTTCAAAATGCCACAATACTCACCAAACTATAGCTGAGATAAAAGAAAAGTTTAATAGGTAAAGATTTATGATATAATTGGTTTATGAGTATATTAGATATATTTAAAAAGAAAAAAGATGAAATAGACGAAAAGTATTTTGATAAAATCATAGGCGTTTACAATAGAGATTACATCTCGGTCTTAGAGAAAGATTTTTTAAAGAAAAATTACGCTTTTTTATTAATAGATTTAGATAATTTTTCTAAAATATTAGAATTATATGGAAAGGAATTTGGAGATCTTATATTACGAGACCTAGTACATCTTATAAAAAAAAATATTAGAGAAAACGACAAAATTATCAGAATCGGCTATGATGAATTCTTAATACTTTTAGGAAAAGATGGAAATGATTCTAACTATATAGGAATAGCTGAAAGGATAGTAGATAAAATTGCTATCAATCCATTTTTCATAATAAAAGATAAAGTTAAAATAACCGTTTCTGCAGGATTATATATAAATGCCGATAAAGAAAAAAGTTTTGAAGATGCATTTAAAAAAGTAGACAAAGCTTTAATGTTAGCAAAAGAAAAGGGTAAAAACAGAGTTGAGTTATACAGTGAGAAAAGTATCAACCATATTGATAGAAGACTTTCCGATATAAAAGACGCCATAGCAGAGAACAGAGTAATATGCTTTTACCAACCTATATTTAACGTGCAAACGTTTAAAACATTTAAATTTGAAAGTTTAGTAAGAATAATAACTAAAGAAAGAAAAATTATTTTACCGGGAATGTTTCTAAATGCTATTAAAGGGAGCCACGTTTATAAAGAATTAACAAGAAAAACGATAGAATTTAATTTTTTAGTTCTAAATAAAAAAAATATAGATATAAGCATAAATTTACTGCCTTCAGATATCTTAGATGAAGATATATCAAAGCTCCTACTATCAATAGGAAAAAACTTTAGAGAAAAAGTTACTATTGAGCTTTTAGAATCAGAAGGTATTGATGAGTATTCAAAATTAAGAGATAAGATAAATA
It includes:
- the speD gene encoding adenosylmethionine decarboxylase, with amino-acid sequence MIGFGPHLMVDGYEGSFEALASVEAVTNFLDTLPAEIGMTKIMPPYVFKYDGGEKPEDWGVSGFVIIAESHISIHTFPEKGYFSIDIFSCKDFNIPAALEIIKSFFGTDKLEIQTTSRGTEFPRDISLATTITSSQRNRLI
- a CDS encoding GGDEF domain-containing protein is translated as MNGCKILDKIESFGDRLKEEELETLLEIIRRQVKFMLKYNILMTPKNYERWFLVFCHLVESKESLTDKEIFNLYGRLYEKNFNIGKDENFFEKDIRQTSEKLEKIADNIEEKLFDILNVAYLHRENIIKHEEITKRSDDEKFSKILQELEFIKHQNENLTEKLENYHKEIQKLNIELKIAKQDATIDFLTGVVNRRSFDRTLEDLLKEVRDKDYIFTLILLDIDNFKAINDTYGHLAGDLVLKEISNVLRIFLRANTIIGRIGGEEFGIILPGVPLENGIKVAERIRNIIENREVRFEDRIIKFTASFGVTESKKEDTKESIYKRADEALYIAKRSGKNKVAFF
- a CDS encoding ferredoxin-thioredoxin reductase catalytic domain-containing protein, with amino-acid sequence MENIKPEILEKMKNFANTFAERSGTVPNPNEEVRMAVIQGLAAHVQELGKPLCPCNFYPDKKEEVQKRRWICACDEMQIFKYCHCLLFTTPEGLPITEYLPEWHEGRQIYGLVKDPTPDKGRSLSKVENIVENLKEFVKEHGIDISEEDILKFAQETAKKK
- a CDS encoding multiheme c-type cytochrome, encoding MKKYLTTLALGVYISYAGDLTLKEPPKTLSKYYPPNSNKMEFLNSMYAMSTAFTGMFTNIQENDWKNAEKWANILRENYLNIGKMVPEFDKGLKKNEVNALVEAVKSKDIEKAKFNADAVGKSCMQCHQNYKVSIKILYHYPSFEVINIEDPVSRSNVEFHEYMKKVSDSMKKMRVYLEDGKFDKAVAEGNNFIKRVKGISQSCNECHNNKLSIEIYQGKELEDKLNLLSKALQSKNKEEVYKMVGWVSMNNCSKCHNTHQTIAEIKEKFNR
- a CDS encoding EAL domain-containing protein translates to MSILDIFKKKKDEIDEKYFDKIIGVYNRDYISVLEKDFLKKNYAFLLIDLDNFSKILELYGKEFGDLILRDLVHLIKKNIRENDKIIRIGYDEFLILLGKDGNDSNYIGIAERIVDKIAINPFFIIKDKVKITVSAGLYINADKEKSFEDAFKKVDKALMLAKEKGKNRVELYSEKSINHIDRRLSDIKDAIAENRVICFYQPIFNVQTFKTFKFESLVRIITKERKIILPGMFLNAIKGSHVYKELTRKTIEFNFLVLNKKNIDISINLLPSDILDEDISKLLLSIGKNFREKVTIELLESEGIDEYSKLRDKINTLKDAGYKIALDDFGSGFSNILHIVEISFDYIKIDGQIIRKLDKDPISYIAVKAIKGFTKELNIPTVAEFISSQEIFNKVKELGIDYGQGYFFKEPIHPSEIR